The following are encoded together in the Anopheles nili chromosome 3, idAnoNiliSN_F5_01, whole genome shotgun sequence genome:
- the LOC128722862 gene encoding protein mothers against dpp, translating to MDTDDVESSSSSTMSSLNSLFSFTSPAVKKLLGWKQGDEEEKWAEKAVDSLVKKLKKRKGAIEELERALSCPGQPSKCVTIPRSLDGRLQVSHRKGLPHVIYCRVWRWPDLQSHHELKPIETCQYPFSAKQKEVCINPYHYKRVESPVLPPVLVPRHSEFAPGHSLLPFHQMNEPNMPHNVNYSNTGFNNSHMSGGGTSVSSPGPISSNPQSPYGALPETPPPAYSPPEEGNTVSGAQDGNQMDTNQMHGEVAPVSYQEPPYWASIAYYELNCRVGEVFHCTNTSIIVDGFTNPSNNSDRFCLGQLSNVNRNSTIENTRRHIGKGVHLYYVGGEVYAECLSDSAIFVQSRNCNHHHGFHPSTVCKIPPGCSLKIFNNQEFAQLLSQSVNHGFEAVYELTKMCTIRMSFVKGWGAEYHRQDVTSTPCWIEIHLHGPLQWLDKVLMQMGSPHNAISSVS from the exons ATGGACACGGACGATGTGGAATCCTCGAGCAGTAGCACGATGTCGAGCCTGAacagtttgttttccttcaccagccCGGCGGTGAAGAAGCTGCTCGGCTGGAAGCAGggcgacgaagaagaaaagtgGGCCGAAAAAGCCGTCGACAGCTTGGTGAAGAAGCTCAAAAAGCGAAAGGGTGCCATCGAGGAGCTCGAGCGTGCCCTATCCTGCCCGGGGCAGCCCTCGAAGTGCGTCACCATACCGCGATCGCTCGACGGTCGGCTTCAG GTCTCGCACAGGAAAGGACTTCCGCACGTGATTTATTGTCGTGTCTGGCGCTGGCCCGACCTCCAGAGCCACCATGAGCTGAAACCGATCGAAACGTGCCAGTATCCTTTCAGCGCGAAGCAGAAAGAGGTGTGCATCAACCCGTACCATTACAAGCGTGTCGAGAGCCCGGTCCTACCGCCGGTTCTCGTACCACGGCATTCCGAGTTCGCGCCCGGTCACTCGCTGCTGCCATTCCACCAGATGAACGAACCGAACATGCCGCACAACGTCAACTACTCGAACACGGGCTTCAACAACTCGCACATGAGCGGCGGAGGTa CATCGGTATCGAGCCCGGGACCGATCAGCTCCAATCCACAGAGTCCTTATGGAGCCCTGCCAGAGACGCCTCCACCCGCGTACAGCCCACCGGAAGAGGGTAACACGGTGAGCGGGGCGCAGGATGGCAACCAGATGGACACGAATCAGATGCACGGTGAAGTGGCCCCGGTTAGCTACCAGGAGCCACCGTACTGGGCCAGCATAGCGTACTACGAGCTGAACTGCCGCGTCGGTGAGGTATTCCACTGCACGAACACCTCCATCATAGTGGACGGGTTTACGAATCCGTCCAACAACTCGGACCGCTTCTGCCTCGGCCAGCTGAGCAACGTCAACCGCAACAGCACGATTGAGAACACGCGGCGCCACATCGGCAAGGGCGTGCACCTGTACTACGTCGGTGGTGAGGTGTACGCGGAGTGTCTCTCCGATTCGGCCATCTTTGTGCAGAGCCGCAACTGCAACCACCATCACGGGTTCCATCCGAGCACGGTGTGCAAGATACCGCCCGGTTGTTCGCTCAAGATCTTCAACAACCAGGAGTTCGCCCAGCTGCTCTCGCAGTCGGTCAACCACGGGTTCGAGGCGGTGTACGAGCTGACGAAGATGTGCACGATACGAATGAGCTTCGTGAAGGGCTGGGGCGCGGAGTATCACCGACAGGACGTCACATCGACACCCTGCTGGATCGAAATTCACCTGCACGGTCCGCTGCAGTGGCTCGACAAGGTGCTGATGCAGATGGGCTCCCCGCACAACGCGATCAGCTCGGTGTCGTAA